The genomic region AATCGGCTCGCCCTTAGTTTGCAGCGCCGTATAGGAAAGTTTAAAAACCGGGGTGTTTTTATATTCGGGTAAAGTGGTGATTTGCACGGTCAAATTAGCGGCTTGAGCCGGTTTCGCGTAAGTTAAACCGAAAAGCAACGGTGCGACCAAAATCATCATCTTGATTAATTTTCTTAATTTACCCAGGTTTTTCAAAGCCAAGCCCAGGAAAATCATTAAAATAGCTAAGATCAACCAGCCTGTTTCCGCTCCGGTCGCGGCGCCTAAAACTTTTCCTGTTTCAGTTGAGGCTCCCAAAACTTGCTGGATTGTTCCGCCAATACCGGCGGAAAGACTGACTCCGGGTATTAAGTTAACCCAAGACCAAGCCGGATCAGTATAAGTTTTGTAATTATCCGCAGCATTTAAAACCCGATTATTACCCCAGGCCAGAGCGACATTAGGATATTTGCCTTCCTGTAAACTGCTGTCTGTTTTGGCTTGATAAGTGATCGTCACAATCGCATCCGGATTAAGATTTCCCAAACTCCAAACAATATTTTGACCGGTAACTGTCGGTTCAGAAGCGCCAGTCGTACTGCTTGCCACATAACCAAACCCAATCGGTAAAGTATCCCGAACCGAAACATCTCTAGCGATAATTTTTGAAGTATTGGTTACGGTTAAAGTATAAGTTACGGTTCCTCCCGGACCCATTGAACCAAGAATATTATTAATTTTACTTAAGGTCAAAGTTATTGGCTGAAGTTCGTTACCAAAATTCGTGCAAAAAGGCTGTCGAACGAGATTAGTTACGAATTCGCCACCACGTGGCTGACCGTTACATTCCTCACCACCGTAAGAAGACCCGGAATTAATCGTCAAATCGTAGTAATTCGGATCAACCGGCCAAGTTTGATCCCAACCCGGTTGAGCGGTTTCGGTCAGACGATAATTACCAGCTCTTAATCCGGTAAATTCAAAGTAACCATTATCATTTGTCTGCACACAATTACCATTATCCTGCTCGGTAAACCTAAAGGTCGGTTCTTCACTCGGGCTTAAACAAATTTCCCAACCACTTAAGGCCGGTTCTCCTTCATCCCAAAAACCATTACCATTATAATCATCCCACTTCCAGCCACTAACTTCTCCTAACTTGAAGTTGCCAAAATTCATATCAGTTGTTTCTTGACCGGGATTAACGACAACCGTCTGACAATCGGAATCTGTCGGTTGAGTTCTTTGCCAACCTTTTTGAGATTCTTCACAAACCTGATAAGTTCCGGAAATAACGTTTTCAAAGGTGTAAGTTCCGCTTTCCGTCGCTGTTGTCGTCGTTCTCAAAATCGTGCCTTCGATATCCTTTAATTGAATTGTCCATTCCGATAACCCTCCTTCATTTTCTTCTCTAGAACCATTAACATTAATATCCTCGTATTTCAAACCGGAAATCGAACCGTAATGAAGATTGCCGAAATTTTTACCGGTGTTATCTCTGTCTCCGGAATGATTAATAATCGCTTTCCGGCATCTTGGAGCTTCATCGGTTGCTCGCGACTGATTGGCAAAACCCTCTTTTCCTCGAGGATCAGTCTGAATCCACCCTGATGGTAAAACTTCACAAAGGTAATATGTTCCCAAAGACAAACCATCAGCGCGATACTGACCGGTGATTCCGGTGTGTCCAGTTATTAATTCATCAACTTTATTCCAACCCTCTTCTGCCGCTTTGTAAACTCTGATTGTCCATTGATCTAAATAAGGCTCTCCCGCGTTATATTTACTATTATCATTTAAATCTTCATATTTTTTGCCTTGGATCATTCCTAATCTGAAATTACCAAACTTAATGATTTTTTCCTCTCCCAAGGTCAAATCAACGTTCTGGCAAAGATCGGTCGTGTTCGTCCAACCCTCCGTTAAGTTTTCTTCTCTAACTGAATATTCTCCCGGAACCAAATTGGGAAAAACCGCATTCCCGTTTTGGTCGGTGTCCTCCGTTCCTTCCCCAATCATTTGACCTCCACAGTCGAAACCCTCGTAAACTCCCATTTCCCAACCAGCTAAACCACGATCATTACCGTTTTCCAAACCATCCTGATTATTATCTTCAAATTTATGAGCCGTAATTTGACCTAACTTGGTATTGATAAAAGTACAGGTGCCTCCGTCTTCGGTAACGGTCAAAGTCGCGGATCGGTCTTCGGTATTTAAATCACTGCATAATCCGGCCACTGATTCGGCTTGATAGGTTAAATCATTTTCCGAACTTTCCCTCACCCTATAAGTGCCAACCGGAATAACGGCGTCCTGACCGGTAATAAAAGATCCATCAATTCCGTCTATAGCAAATGACCAAGAGTTAGGTGAAGCGTCTCCTTGAGAAACGACTTTTTCAAAGGTAACTCTTCCGTAAGTTGTGGCCGGAGCATTCCCAAAATCTTTACCGGTTGCGTTTGATCCTTGAGTTATTGTCCAGTAACCGTCAGGCATTGGATAAGTTTGGGTGTAGCCGTTTTGCGTTACCTCACCGATAATGACATTGCCAGAAATGTTGGGCAAAGAAAACGTATAATTACCGGAATCATCAGTTAACGTCTGGGTAATTACTTTATAGATCTCAACATGCAAAGCTCCCGTATCGTTGCTTGGGTAAAAATCACTGATTTGAAATTTAAGAGCCGCGCCGCTACCGGTTACCATCTGCCAATAAACATGGCTTGCATTGTACGCTCCCCAATTCGGCGAAGTTCCGTCGATCTGCAAATCAAGCAGGGTTGGCCCGTAACTTTCGTAATGCTGAACATAATCCGTCCAACCGGTATTGGGCGCGCGTTTGGAATATTTGGCGTCGGCCGTAATCCCATCACCCGCGTCATAGGTGTTGGAAACCCTAATGGCATAAGCGATCCCGCTATTTAATACAGGCGAAGTAACTTCAGGCGTATTTAAAGCCTGGACATCGCTTTCCCATGCTTTCTGTCCGACAAAAATCGTCCAATCCGAAAGACCCGATTCTCCTTCATCTTTAATTCCATCCCCATTTAAATCATTGAATTTCACCCCAGTGATTTTCTTATTAAGCGGATCGTTTTCAAAATTATAAGTTTCCTGTCTATTTACTTGATAAACACCACCTTCTGGGGCAACTTGAATCCACCCTGGACGAGAACCTTCAGCAACATAAATTCCATCATTAACTACCTCACAAATCCTTCCAAATTCATAACCACCTTCTTCATCGGTCGGGGTCTTGGAAATAATTCTGTAGATGTTAACCGTTAATGAACCAGAATTGTCCCCATACCCGCTGTCCCAAATGCTAAAGTTGGCCGGTGAACCACTGCCGGTATAAATTGTTGAGTAACGATGAGTGGGATTATATTCGCCCCAATCAATGTTTGAACCACTGATTAAGACATCTAAGGCATTCGTCCAGACTGGTGGAAAAACATCCTCTCCTTTTTTCCATCCCGGCCCATAACTCCAATCTGGTCTATCTGAATATTCAGCATCGGCTTGGCCAGAACTTCCACCGGCTCCTGGAGTAATATAAGTATAAGTTCCCGAAACTTCTACATAATAATCTTCACTATTGTTAAGGGAAACCGAAGAAGGATAACTGTTACCATTAGGCAAAACATTAACAGTGTCAATTTTTTCCAGAAGATAAATTGGCCAATCTTCGACTCCTTCTTCGGTGTCAGCATTTATTTTCCGCCCGGAAATTTCACCACACCACTTACATTCGTATCCCAAAGCTTCTACCCAGTTAACGGCAATTTGACCCCATGTTTGACATCCTGACCAAATCGTGTTGGTAGCATGAAGTCGAACATTTATATCACCAGTTAAATTAGGAACTGCAACCTCAATCGTGTTCCAAAGCTCGGTACTATCTAAAACATCAGTGTAGTGAGCCGTTAAAACTCCATTGACATAAACATCATAATCATCAAAATTTGAAAGACCATCTAAAGCCCGAATTTTGAGTTTATTAACATATTTGTTACCCGCATGAATGACAAAAGAGGCATCTCTTTCTACTTCACTTCCACCACATTCAGTATTTCCTACAATTAAGCCGAAAGCAGGAACGGGCGTTCCGTCTCGCCCGCCATAATTCCCCGTCCCCGGATCAGCTCCCCAACCGGAAGCATTATGAGCAATTTCACTGTCACTATTCCCCAAATCAATAGAATCTACCAGTCCATCATTAGTTGGCTCACCAACCTCACAAATACCACTTTGTTCGATTAGCTCACAGGAAGAATTGCAAAGAAATCCTTCTTGCCCATTATTCGCCTGCCCATAGTCACATTTCTCGCTTGACTGATTAACAATTCCGTCTCCACAATAAGGACGAGTACAATCATATCCGGAAACTTCTGCCCAGTTAACTGTCACTTGTCCCCAACCGTTACATCCTCCCCAGGCCGGATCGGTTGACTTCAGTGTCACCATCACTGGACCCTCTAACCCATTTCCGGAAGGACCAGGCACTGGAAATATCTGTGTTCCCCAAATCTCTCCACCTTGACCGTTATCTTTATAATGCGCCAGGAAATTCCCATTGACTAAAACATCAAAACCGTCTGTTCCGCTAATACCATCAAGCGCTCTAATACTCAATGAAGTAATATATTTACCAGTTTGCCCTATGGTAAATCCTGCCGTTGCCGAAGTTGGACTAATACATTCATCGCTTCCTGGACCAACTACCATCCCGACCCATTCATGACCATCCCATCCTCCATAGGTAGAATCTGAAGGATTTCCGTTCGCTGGTCGCCAACCATTCCTATTAAACGGATCACCATTATTTCCGTCAATATCAATCTTTTGAGAAAAGGTTTGAATTTGGGATTGATTTGGACAAGAAGAAGTTGCGTTGTTCCACGTACACGAAGTGGAACAAGAAGTTGTAGAACCGTTATTTTGCCCGAAATCACACTGTTCACCTGAGTCTAAAATTCCATTACCGCAGAGTTGTTGATCTGGATCAACTTGATAATTATCTTTTTTGTTCTCAAAATCAACGCCATATTCGCCACAGTCGTTATTGGCAACTGTGTAAGCGTCAAAACAAAAGCCGCCATTTATATCTGTTTGACGAGATCCTGAAGCTACGATTTGATTCGGATCACAAGAAGCTCCCTCTGGTTTACCTTCAATATTCCAATCGTAGGAAGTATTCGGGTTGAAACCACTACCGTTGATATAAACATGATGACCTTTGGGATAATGATTTATATCTTGCTGGTCTGTTCCACAACTTCCATCTGTGGTCCAAATTGACCCACTACCTCCATTTACCGACGTATCAGCATCAGTAAATGTCGTTGCGGCGACAATTCTATCACCATCTTTGATTTCGGCTTTATAATTCGGCCTGTAGGTTCCGTCTAATTGGTAAGAATAGAAAAGATTACCTTTATCATCTGCTGTCACTTTGGTTTCGAAATTAACCGAAGGCAAGTCTTGGGAAGTAATAATTAAGGTGTAGCCTTTATTTGGCATAAAGCCCGTGCCGGTGATTAAAACCGTATCCGTCGGCGCGTAGTCGAGTTTGTCGGTGACAATTTTGGCGCTGCCTTCGGTTTGGAAATCTAAGTCGAGTTTGTCAATCGAGGCGGCCTTGGTATCTTCTAAAATAATCGCTGCTAAATGGCCGTTTTCTTTTGGTTCCGGAGTAGTTGTGGGTTCGGGCGAAGTTGTGGCTTGGGTTTGATCGCCGTTAACTTGGGGCGTGCTGCTTGCGGTTTCTTCTGGTGGCGCCTGCGGTTGATTGGCAGGAGAAGTCGTTTCCGGTTTTGGAGCTTCTGAAGGCTGCGGACTATTCGTCAGTTCCGGTGTCACGCTTGGTTTAACCGTTATCTCCGGCGTCGGACTCACGTTCGGGGTTGGACTTACTTTTGGAGTAATTTCCGGTTCGGGAGAAGAAGTTATCGCTGGTGTCTCTGTTGGTATTGGTGTTGGTTCAGCCGTAACGGTCGGTTCCGGTGTCGGCGTTGCCCCTTGAGAATAAACCGGCTGATATAAAAAAATGCCGCTGGAAATTTGGAAAATTAAAGAAAAAATAGAAAAAACGGAGAAAATCCTTTGCAGTTTTTTAAGTTTCCTTTGACTTAGGTTAAGAAAACTGACCATAAAAAATCTTCTGGGCAGAATTACGGTGATTATATAATTAAAAATACGGGTTGTCAAGACTGCCTCATTTTTTGGCCAAAACCAAAAGACGATAAAGAGTGGTTCCGGCTGGATAACAGGTTTGCAAAGTTAAAGTTTCTCCCTGAAGATTTTGTAATGTTTCGGCGACTTTATCGGGACTGACAATTTTTTTATCGGTTACCCTATAGGCGTATTTAAGAGAATTATAGTAAACGATAATCTCGTCATTTTTTTCCAGTTTGGAGATGAGATAAAAAACGGCGTTATAACGACTGACGTTTAAGGGCGTATCGCTTGAATGGCCGAAAATAAAAACATTACCCGTCTCATTTGGCAGGATGCTTCCCTTAGCGTGAGCCACGCCTTTGGTTAAAATCGGTAAATATTCCTGAGGGTTGTTCGCATCAACGTTGCTAAAAACTTTCACATTGAGTTCCAGCTTAGGGATAACCAAACCGAATTCTTCGGAAACCGGGGTTATTGTTTTGGGAATGGTTAATTCTTTGCCTCTTTTATTTTCCAGGTTTCGGTAGCGGATTTCCTCATTGACAATCGGCCAATAAACTAAAGCCAAAATAAGAAGACCTCCGCCAAGCAAAATCAGCCAGACATAATTTAAAACCTTAGTCATATTTCGGTTCCACCGGTTCGCCGAGTTTACCCCCGTTTAAGGGGATTTTTAAAGCCCAGCCTAAAGTTTGGGCAACGGTTATTCCGACGCGAATCCCGGTAAACGAACCTGGCCCGGTTTCCACTTCAATTTCTGTTAGGTCTTCTAATTTAGTTTTATTCTTTTTGAGGATTTCGTCAACTAAAGATAAAACTTGTTGCGATTTATCAGGACCCGTCGCTTTTTCCAAACGCTCGTGATTTAACCCGACAATCGTTTTCTGATTATCTCTGGTGTCAATATAAAGTTTATTGCTCATAATCTTTTATCGGTTCTCCTGATACTATGATTTAAATCATAGTATCAACGGCACCCTGGCGGATGATTTTCCAAGGCTTAACCGAACAATCAAGAACCGTCGAGGCTTTTTTTAATGAACACTCGCCGGGCAAGACCAAATCGACTAACTTAACTAGCTCTGGATCCAAATCGGTAAATTTATAAGGCGTCGGCCGCCCATGAAAATTGGCCGACGGACCTAAGATAGGAACGTTTATACTATATATAATAGATAAGGGAACCTCATGGTTGGGCATCCTCACGCCCAAAGTTTGATTTCCCCCACGCACTAAGGGAAGGACTTTTTCAGGCCGGCAAGGCAAAATTAAGGTCAGAGCTCCCGGCCAACAAGCCCGCATTAAGGCTTGAACCTTTTCATCAATCGGCTGCAGGTAGCTTTGCGCCATTTCCCTGGATCCGACTAAAACCGGCGTAGCCTGGAACTTAGGCCGCTTGCGAATTTTAAAAAGTCTGGCCACGGCGCAAGCATCATCCATCCGGCAACCAATACCAAAAGCGGTATCTGTTGGGAAAATAACAAGGCCGCCGTTTTTGATAATTTCAACGGCTAATGGTAATTTTTCGTTCGTTTTCATTGACAATTTCAAAGTTTATCTCAATTCTTTCTTTAGGCAAAAGATTTTTGGCTTTTTCGGCCCATTCAATAACAACCACATTTTGGGGATTTTCGATCATTTCCCGAAATCCTAAATCGGCAATCTCCTCGCTTTTTTGAAGCCGGTATAAATCAAGATGATAAAAATTCGGGTATTCTCTAACGATTAAAAAAGTCGGCGACAAAATCCGCTGTTTGATCCCTAAACCACGGGCCAAGCCTTGAACAAAAGTGGTTTTCCCGCTGCCTAAATCACCGTAAAGGCAAATTATGCCGCCGCTTTTTAAATCCTGAGCGAATTTTTCACCCAATTTTTGAGTTTGCTCGGCGCTTTTGGTAAAAATAATTTCCATATTATTAACCAAGCTAAAATCATCCCGACAGCGTCGGTTAAGACGTCAATTATATCAGGAGTTCTGGTCGGAACAAAAGCCTGATGCAATTCATCGGAAAAAGCGTAAAAAATCCCAAAGATTAAAGAGGCGGCGACCTTTTTACTGGCCCGCCAGGTTAAAAGAAATAAAATTCCGTATTCGCCCAGATGAACGAAATACGGCAAAATAATATCCAAAATTGTCCCTGTCGGCGGCTTGACTCTTAAAGACGAAAGATAAAAAATAACAACACACCAAAGAAAAACCGGCGACCAAAGCAAGGCGAGTTTTTTGATCATGAGCTTATTATATCTTCTTTTCTTCTTAGCCAAAAGGCCGAACCCACCATCCCCACGATTGCTAATCCGGCTAAACTCAAAAGAATTTTCGGCAAATTATTTGTTTTTGGTTGAGTTGACAACGAAGAAGCAGTGGCCGGATTTTCCGTTAATAAACCCGCGACCGTCCCGGCACTTGAAGCCGTATTTTCTGCCAGTAAAGCCGAGCTCGTCGAAGCTCCGGTTATTAAAATTTGTCCGGTCGGGGTTGGCGTTACTGATAATGTCGGTTTAGGTGTCGGTGTTGCGGTTGGTTTAGGGGTTACCGTCGGTTTGGGCGTTGCCGTCGGTTTCATTGTCGGTGAAGGAGAAGGCGTGGGCGTTGGAGTTGGGGTTGGGGTAGGTGTGAGAGTTGGAGTCGGCGTAGATATA from Patescibacteria group bacterium harbors:
- the tsaE gene encoding tRNA (adenosine(37)-N6)-threonylcarbamoyltransferase complex ATPase subunit type 1 TsaE, which encodes MEIIFTKSAEQTQKLGEKFAQDLKSGGIICLYGDLGSGKTTFVQGLARGLGIKQRILSPTFLIVREYPNFYHLDLYRLQKSEEIADLGFREMIENPQNVVVIEWAEKAKNLLPKERIEINFEIVNENERKITISR
- a CDS encoding VanZ family protein — its product is MIKKLALLWSPVFLWCVVIFYLSSLRVKPPTGTILDIILPYFVHLGEYGILFLLTWRASKKVAASLIFGIFYAFSDELHQAFVPTRTPDIIDVLTDAVGMILAWLIIWKLFLPKAPSKLKNWVKNSLRI
- a CDS encoding sortase; protein product: MTKVLNYVWLILLGGGLLILALVYWPIVNEEIRYRNLENKRGKELTIPKTITPVSEEFGLVIPKLELNVKVFSNVDANNPQEYLPILTKGVAHAKGSILPNETGNVFIFGHSSDTPLNVSRYNAVFYLISKLEKNDEIIVYYNSLKYAYRVTDKKIVSPDKVAETLQNLQGETLTLQTCYPAGTTLYRLLVLAKK
- a CDS encoding L-threonylcarbamoyladenylate synthase, with amino-acid sequence MKTNEKLPLAVEIIKNGGLVIFPTDTAFGIGCRMDDACAVARLFKIRKRPKFQATPVLVGSREMAQSYLQPIDEKVQALMRACWPGALTLILPCRPEKVLPLVRGGNQTLGVRMPNHEVPLSIIYSINVPILGPSANFHGRPTPYKFTDLDPELVKLVDLVLPGECSLKKASTVLDCSVKPWKIIRQGAVDTMI